GCAATCTACGGCACCTCGACCCGGAAGCTCACGTCTACCCTCGGCGCTCCGAAGTACCTCCAGGTCCCGGCCTGATCGAGCCTGATTCTACAGATTCCCGGGGCGATCGCCGAGACCGTTGGCCCTTCGGAGAGCCTGCACACGTCCCGCGTCTGACTCCTGAACCTCACTGGGCTGGGGGACCCACCACCCTCGGCGGCCATGGGGTAGCTGGCACCGACGTAGCCCGTGTCCGGCGGTAGAAGGGTGGGGACGATGCGCTGCTCCGAGAGTGCCTGGTTCTCCCGGTGCTTCCCCCAGCATTCGAAGGCGTCGTCGGTCCGGACCGCGCAGGTGAAGTAGTATCCGCCGCTCAACTGGCGGTACTTGCCCGCAAAGGCGGTCCGCGTGGCCGGCGCCTGTCCCCAGCCATTGCCGCCCCAGCATTCCGCTACCCCGTCCGAGCGCAATCCGCAGGTATGCCAGGCTCCGGCTTCCACCGCGACGAAGCTTCCCGTGCTCGCGCTGCGGGTGGGCGGCGCCTGACCAAACTGGTTCAGATACCAGCACTCGACGCCCCCATCGTCTCGCAGGGCGCAGGTATGGTTTTCCCCCGCCGTGACCTGCACGAACTTGCCGCTGGCCGGCTTCCGTGTCGACTTGTACAATCCCCAGCACTCGACCGCGCCGTCGATCCTCAGCGCGCAGATGTGCCGATTGCCGAAAGCGAGCTGAGTGAAATAGCCCCTCTGGGCGCCCTTCTCTAAGGGATAGCGCCACAATTCCCCCTCATACCCCCAGCACTCCACCGCGCCGTCATCCCGTAGTGCGCAGCTCTGGAAGTCTCCCACACCCACTTGTGTGTAGACCCCGGTCCTGGCGGTCCTCAGCGCCGGAGCGCGTCCATCGACATTGTTGCCCCAGCATTCCACTGCGCCGTCGTCCCGCAGGGCGCAGGCGTGATCCTTGTGGGCGGCCACCTGCACGAAGCCTCCAACGGAGGGCGTCTTCGTACTCGGATCCGCCCCGTAGTCGGATTGCCCCCAGCAGTTGACATATCCGTTTGCGCGCACCGCACAGGCGTATCCTTCGCCCGTGCTCACCTGCGATACGGTGTACCACGGCGCACTGCTGGCGTCCACCTTCGCCGTGGCTGTCACGGTGTGCCCCATCGAATCGGTGACCTCGAGCCGTGCGGTATAGTTGCCGGGAGACTCGTAGGTATGCCCAGGCCCCGGACCAATGCCGCTGTGCCCGTCCCCGAAATCCCAGGTATAAGTCAGCGCGAGATCGAACTCGGGGGCCGTCTCCGCGGTCCCGACGAACTGGACCATGGTGCGGGCGGCTGCGCTGTACGGGCCGCCCGCGTCCGCGGACAGAACGCCGTCTCCGACTGGGCGAACGATGACGGTGTACATGTCGTAGTGCGAATCGCCGATCGGCGGGAGTGCGACCTGCCCCGCCGGAAAGACCTTCGCGTACAGGCGGGTCCGGCCCAGTTGCGTGGGCTTGTTGATGTAAAGGTGATCCCGGACGAACCTGAAGCCAGCCTGGCTGAACCATTCCGGCTCTGATCCGCTGCGCAGGGTCAGGAACACCACCGCTTCGCGGTCGATCCGGAAGGTCATCAGGGTGTCGAGCGTCGCGATTCTGTCGCTCTGTCGCGTCTGGATGTAGGTGGCGCCCTGAAGGAATCGGGGGACTTCGTCGTAGATGTAGGGGCGATCGATGTAGGTCCGCGCGCTGTCGGTAAGCCCCGTCGCAACAACGTATTCGTAGCCGGTCGCGACCTGGAGATCCGTTATGTTCACCGTGTTGGCCGCGCTTGCGACCGCGCGATTCTCTCCCGAGGTCTCGGGGTCCAATTGGGGATCGGAGATGGCGTTGTCGGAGCAAGCACCGATTCCTACAACCAGGGAACACAGCGCGGCCCTGCACAAACGCGGGAAGATCGTGGGCATGGCCCTGACCCGGTGGATGGAAGGTGGGAAGCGCGTCCGGAGATTCCGGATCGGGGGGCTATACGCAACGTCCGGCGCCTCCTAGATGACGGATTAGAGTACTATAGAGTCACATTCTATGAGGTGAGTTCATCGTGGCTGGGTCCACGCAGACGAACGACAACCGGCGGGCGCGCGCAGTCTCGATGCGCTATGCACCCGCCGGCGTCGGTTGGCTCAGGGAACGGTGACCGGCGTGCTGAAGACCCATGTCGTACAGCTGGTACCGGCGCAGGCCCGCACCCCGTACTGATACGTTAGTCCTGACACGACGTTGCTGTCGGTGTGCTCCACCGCGTTTTGCGGCGGCGAAGCGATCCACCCCCACTCCCCCCAGGTGCCGCCACTCGTCTGCTGCCGGCGCATGAGGCGGAAAGAATCCTCACGGTCACTCGTGTCTGTCCAGCGCAGGCGCACCTGCGGCCCGGACACTGCGGTGGCACTCAGGTTGGTTGGGGCGCTGGGGGTCTGAGGCGTCCTCGCCTGGAAGCTCACCTGTACTTCCGGAGCGGGAAAGTATCTCGAGTTCCCGGCCTGATTGGCGGCGATGGTGCACGTGCCGGTGGCATTGGCCCACACCGTCCACCCGGAGAGCGTGCACACTCCTGGCGTGACGCTGCTGAACTTCACGGTGCTGCCGGAGCCGCCACCCACCGCGGCGATGGGATACCGTCCGCCGACGTACCCCGGGTTCGGTGGCGGCGACGTGAAGACGATGCGCTGCTCCGACCGCGCTTGCCCCTCCTTGTTCCTCCCCCAGCACTCGAAGGCGTAGTCGCTCCGGACCGCGCAGTTGAAGTAATACCCGCCGTTCAGCTGGTGGTACTGACCCACCGACGAGGTCTGCGTGGCTGGCGCCTGTCCCCAGCCGTTGCCGCCCCAGCACTCGGCCACGCCGTCCGATCGCAGCGCGCACGTGTGCCAACCGCCGGCGCTTACCGCGACGAAGCGACCGGTGGTCGCGGTCCGGGTGGGCGGCGCCTGACCGTATTGGTTCAGGAACCAGCACTCCACCACGCCGTCATTCCGCAGTGCGCAGGTATGGTCGTCCCCTGCAGTGACCTGCACGAACCTGCCGGAGGTTGCCGTGCGCGTCGATGCGAGCTGGCCCCAGCAGTCCACCGCGCCGTCGATCCTGAGCGCGCAGGTGTGATCGTCCCCGACCGCGAGTTGAGTGAAGTAGCCCTCCCCGGCAAGTCGTGTGGGGGGGGCCTGGCCGTAGCCGTTGCCGCCCCAGCACTCGACCACGCCGTCATCGCGCAGGGCGCAGCTGTGAACCTGCCCCACTCCAACCTGGGTGAAGACCCCGGTTGCGGCGGTCTTCAGGGCGGGAGCGCGACCATTGCCATTGTTACCCCAGCACTCCACGGCTCCGTCATCGCGAAGGGCGCAAGTGTGATTCTTGTGCGTTGCCACTTCTACGAAGCGCCCCGTGGACGCCGTTCTCGAAGCCGGAGCTTCTCCGTATTCCGACTGCCCCCAGCACTCGACTACCCCCGTCGCACGCAATGCGCAGGCGTATGCATCTCCTGCACTTACCTGCGATGCGGCGCGAGCCGGTGCATTGCCCACGTTTACTTGCGCTGTCGCTGTTACCGTGTTGCCCAGTGCATCGCTGACATGGAGCTGGGCGGTGTAAGTCCCGGGAGCCGTGTAGGTGTGCGTGGGCCGTGGGCCCGCTCCCGTGTGCCCATCCCCGAAGTCCCAGGTGTAGGTCAGCGGGAGATCGAGCTCCGGCACCGTCTGCGCGCTCCCTGCGAACTGGATCGACGTCCCGGCTGCACCGCTGTACGGTCCTCCCGCGTTGACGGATTGGACTCCGTCACCGGTAGGCCGCACGATGACGGTATACATCTCCCTGCGGGAGCCGTCGTTTGCCCCGAGCTCCACCCGCCCCGCAGGGAAGACCTTCGCGAACAGATAGTGGCGAAGCCGTTCTGAGGGTTTGACGATGAGCAGGTAATCCCGAATGGGCTCGAAGCCGGCCTCGGCGATCCATGGAGCCGGCGTACCCTCGTAGGCGATGTAGACTACCGCTTCGCGGTCGATCCGGAACGACATCAGCGTTTCGGGGGATGCCTCCTTATCTCCCTGTCGCGTCCGAATGTAGGTGTGCCCCTGTAGTGCTAGAGGGACGTCCTCATAGACGAAGGTTCGATCGATGAAGGCCCGCGCCCCGTCCTCCAGACCCGTCGCAACGACGTACTTGTATCCGGTTGCAACCTGGAGATCCGAGATGGTGACAGGCGTGGCGGCATTCGCGGCCGCGCGATTCTCTCCTGACGCCTCGCCGCCCAGTTCCGGCTCGGCGATGGAGTTGTCCGAGCAGGCACCGATTCCCAGAACAGCCAGACAACACAGCGTGAGGCTGCACAACCGCGCGAAGACCGTGGGCATGACCCTGACCCAGTGATTGGAAGGTGGGAAGCGCGTCCGGGAATGCCCGGATCGACGCGCCGTACGCACAGGACTGCGCCCGCGATCTTTAAGACTGACAGGTATGTCATAGCGTCACACTGCGCGCGCTGGAGCGACCGAAGGCAAACGCAGAGATCGCAGAAGGTGGCACGGAGGCCGTCTCTGCCCCTCCGCGGTAAGTCACTTGGGGCGGCGACAGGGAAGGATGTGGCGTGCGCGAGGCCTCGATCGTCTAGAGGGTTCGAGGCGGCCGGAAGCCGTGAAGCAACGTGCGGGCGGGGTGGGCGTCGCCCCGAGGCGCCCGGGGAATCGGCACGTGAGGCTCTGAGAACGAATGGTCATCGCAACGCTGACGCTGGTGCAGCCTTTTGCCGCTGCTCTCTACGCGATTTCTCCGGGCCGGGACTGGCCGGTCCTGCTGGTCGCCGCGCTTCTGGTGACCATCCTGGTGCGCCGGCAGCTAGGCCTTCGCTCCAGGCAGACGAGCGCCGCCAGAGACCCGCTGCTGGTGTTCCAGGCCGGCGGGATCAAGCGCGAGGAGCTCCCGGCGGACCGCTTGCCCCACCTCAAGCAAGTCCCGCATCGTGCCGCCGCGTCAGCCGGAGTCGTGCGGACGCGGCGGCTGGGGCTTCCCGGATCGCTGGACGGCGCGGTGGAACCCCGAACACCGTTTCCTGGCTCGGTATCGACGGAGCCCCCGGTTCGATTCGGCACCCCGACTGATCGTCAAGGATCGGCTGGCGTCTTTCGGCGCGACCAGGCCACATGGCGTGCGAACGGACCCCACAGAGCGGACTTCCCGACGGAGCATGGGTTTGGCGACGGGGCGTTCGGCCTTGCAGCGAGCAACGGCACCGGCGAGGAGAACGCCCTCACCGTTCAGCTGCTCCCCGGCAGCCTGACGGTAGTGGAGGGAATCGATCGCGGGACCGAGATCCGCTTCGTCCGTCATCCCGGCGCCGCCAACCCGGAATTCACGTTGGGGCGCGCCCCGAACGATTCGATCTCGCATATCCAGGTGCGCGGGGCCAGCGTTAGCCGCACCCACGCGCGTATGCGATATCTCGGGGACACCTGGGAGATCGCGAACCTCTCCGCGACCAATCCGGCACGGGTGAACGGGGTCGGGCTCGGCGGGCCGGGTGAGGCTCAGCGCCTGAACACGGGGGACATCATCGAGCTGGGAGAGGTCGTGCTGCGGTATCAGAACAGCTAGGCTCCCGACCGGCAATCCGGGGCGCGACTCGCCGCACTCGTGGCGCGGGCACCACACGGCTGTAGCGCACCCACAGGGGGCTGAGCAGCGCCCCGACGCAGGGTTTCAGGCCAGAATCGGGGCCGAATTCACGGTATTCGTTACCCGGAGCGGGCTTGTTCGGCGCGCCCGCGGGGGCCGATCCCGGGCACCCCGGATTCCGCACGTCTCTTGCAAAGTGCACGGAGAGTCGGCATCGGTCGCTCACGCCCATGCGAACAGACCACCCGATCCGCCTACGACATGCAGCAGGAGAATGGCCTCGCCAGCCGTACAGTTGCGGAACGCGAGCGGCCAGCACGAGCCCTTGTGGCCAACGAACAGGAAATCTGGATCTGGTCTCTGGAAACCATCCTGACGCCGGATGGCTTTTCCGTGATCCGCGCCACCACGGGCGCCCAGGTCCTCGAGCAGGTCCAGGTGCACGACCCGGACGTCGTGATCCTCCATGCGACGCTCCGCGACACCTCGGGCATCGAGCTCTGTCGACAACTTCGCGAGCAGCAGCTGGTCAGCCCCACCACCCCCATTCTCATCACCACTTCCGGCCCCTGTCGCCGCAGCGATCGCCTCCAGGTCCTCCACGCCGGCGGATGGGACTACGCTAGCCTCCCGCTCGACGCGGAGGAGTTCATCGCCAGGCTGCGCGTCTATCTGGCTGCCCGACGCAGCGTCAGCCGCTCCTGTTCGGATGGCCTCATGGACCCGACCACTGGCCTGTACGATCTGCGTGGGATCCTGACCCGCATCCGTGAGATGGGCCTGGCCGCCCGCCGCTACGCCCGAGCGCTCGGGTGTGCCACCGTCTCCTGCGCTCGCGAGCCGATCTCGGTCGACCGGGTCACCAGCGCACTGGCTCGAGAGCCCCTTCCCGCTCGTCCCGAGGGCCGCCGTCCACCCGACGTCCTGCGGTCGGTCGTTCGCGGGTGCGATGTGATCGGGCAGCTCGCCCCCAACGAGTATGTGATCCTGGCCCCGGAAACCGAACTGCCCGGCATGCTGCAGCTCGCCAACCGGGTCATCGAGGCTTTCGAGGCGGAATCGTCCGGTACGGACAGCCCGTTGCCGGTGCGGATCGGCTGCTTCGCTGTGTCGGATTTCTCCGCCGCGCCGATGGAACCCCTGGAGATGCTCGTTCGCTCCACGCAGGCACTCCGCATGGCGCAGCTCCCCGGGTCGCCCCCCGTGCAGCCCTTCAGCAACGACTCCCCGGCGTGATCGCCGGTAGCGCTACCTCCCGCCGAGCGACGTCGGTTGGTGCAGGTGCGCTCGTCGCCCAGCGCGTGCGATAGGCGCCGCATCTTTGGTCCTTGACTTCGCCCCGTGCAGCCATATGCTTCATCCTGCACGCTGCTTTGACGAGCAAGCGCGCGTTTCCTCGCCACAACACCACGGTTTTCCCTTAAGCCTGCCATAGGGCGGCTGATACAGCCGACTAACCCCTAGCATCGCATCACCGGAACACCCTGGGCGATGGCCCTGGGCTGCCGCTCCGAGTCCCAGCGCGCAGCCACGAGTTGGATCGGCGCAATAGTGTAGGATTGGAACCACAGTGTTAGCGCGACACCGCAACGGAGACGGCGAATCAGTATCGACGGCGGCGCTTCGTTCGGCCTGCGCGCCCAGGCGGAGCCTCTGTCTTCCGGGCCGATGGTGTCGTCGCGGGCACGATCAATGATAGGCCGGCCTCCGGCGCGTGGTCTTCGGGTCGCGTGTCGACCGGACCATCCTCTCTTCACCACACCCTCTGCCTACCGAGGAATCCACCGCGAAGACGCAACTGAAACAGCTCCCAGAAATCGAATTTTCCGCGTTCAACCCCCGCAGGACAGACGCGCGAGCCCCCGTCGA
The Longimicrobiaceae bacterium DNA segment above includes these coding regions:
- a CDS encoding PKD domain-containing protein, which produces MPTVFARLCSLTLCCLAVLGIGACSDNSIAEPELGGEASGENRAAANAATPVTISDLQVATGYKYVVATGLEDGARAFIDRTFVYEDVPLALQGHTYIRTRQGDKEASPETLMSFRIDREAVVYIAYEGTPAPWIAEAGFEPIRDYLLIVKPSERLRHYLFAKVFPAGRVELGANDGSRREMYTVIVRPTGDGVQSVNAGGPYSGAAGTSIQFAGSAQTVPELDLPLTYTWDFGDGHTGAGPRPTHTYTAPGTYTAQLHVSDALGNTVTATAQVNVGNAPARAASQVSAGDAYACALRATGVVECWGQSEYGEAPASRTASTGRFVEVATHKNHTCALRDDGAVECWGNNGNGRAPALKTAATGVFTQVGVGQVHSCALRDDGVVECWGGNGYGQAPPTRLAGEGYFTQLAVGDDHTCALRIDGAVDCWGQLASTRTATSGRFVQVTAGDDHTCALRNDGVVECWFLNQYGQAPPTRTATTGRFVAVSAGGWHTCALRSDGVAECWGGNGWGQAPATQTSSVGQYHQLNGGYYFNCAVRSDYAFECWGRNKEGQARSEQRIVFTSPPPNPGYVGGRYPIAAVGGGSGSTVKFSSVTPGVCTLSGWTVWANATGTCTIAANQAGNSRYFPAPEVQVSFQARTPQTPSAPTNLSATAVSGPQVRLRWTDTSDREDSFRLMRRQQTSGGTWGEWGWIASPPQNAVEHTDSNVVSGLTYQYGVRACAGTSCTTWVFSTPVTVP
- a CDS encoding FHA domain-containing protein, whose amino-acid sequence is MVIATLTLVQPFAAALYAISPGRDWPVLLVAALLVTILVRRQLGLRSRQTSAARDPLLVFQAGGIKREELPADRLPHLKQVPHRAAASAGVVRTRRLGLPGSLDGAVEPRTPFPGSVSTEPPVRFGTPTDRQGSAGVFRRDQATWRANGPHRADFPTEHGFGDGAFGLAASNGTGEENALTVQLLPGSLTVVEGIDRGTEIRFVRHPGAANPEFTLGRAPNDSISHIQVRGASVSRTHARMRYLGDTWEIANLSATNPARVNGVGLGGPGEAQRLNTGDIIELGEVVLRYQNS
- a CDS encoding PKD domain-containing protein; this encodes MDPETSGENRAVASAANTVNITDLQVATGYEYVVATGLTDSARTYIDRPYIYDEVPRFLQGATYIQTRQSDRIATLDTLMTFRIDREAVVFLTLRSGSEPEWFSQAGFRFVRDHLYINKPTQLGRTRLYAKVFPAGQVALPPIGDSHYDMYTVIVRPVGDGVLSADAGGPYSAAARTMVQFVGTAETAPEFDLALTYTWDFGDGHSGIGPGPGHTYESPGNYTARLEVTDSMGHTVTATAKVDASSAPWYTVSQVSTGEGYACAVRANGYVNCWGQSDYGADPSTKTPSVGGFVQVAAHKDHACALRDDGAVECWGNNVDGRAPALRTARTGVYTQVGVGDFQSCALRDDGAVECWGYEGELWRYPLEKGAQRGYFTQLAFGNRHICALRIDGAVECWGLYKSTRKPASGKFVQVTAGENHTCALRDDGGVECWYLNQFGQAPPTRSASTGSFVAVEAGAWHTCGLRSDGVAECWGGNGWGQAPATRTAFAGKYRQLSGGYYFTCAVRTDDAFECWGKHRENQALSEQRIVPTLLPPDTGYVGASYPMAAEGGGSPSPVRFRSQTRDVCRLSEGPTVSAIAPGICRIRLDQAGTWRYFGAPRVDVSFRVEVP
- a CDS encoding response regulator, translating into MANEQEIWIWSLETILTPDGFSVIRATTGAQVLEQVQVHDPDVVILHATLRDTSGIELCRQLREQQLVSPTTPILITTSGPCRRSDRLQVLHAGGWDYASLPLDAEEFIARLRVYLAARRSVSRSCSDGLMDPTTGLYDLRGILTRIREMGLAARRYARALGCATVSCAREPISVDRVTSALAREPLPARPEGRRPPDVLRSVVRGCDVIGQLAPNEYVILAPETELPGMLQLANRVIEAFEAESSGTDSPLPVRIGCFAVSDFSAAPMEPLEMLVRSTQALRMAQLPGSPPVQPFSNDSPA